The following proteins are co-located in the Wenzhouxiangella marina genome:
- a CDS encoding sulfatase-like hydrolase/transferase: MKKRSFLAVLVSGLLLSGCGSDQPPRWNVVLVTFDTTRADYLEPYGHPRTRTPTLQGLAEQGALFEQAFSVAPITAPSHASILTGRYPIAHGVRDNGLFVLGDGESTLAEILGSNGYATAGAIGAFPVISRFGFDQGFDLFDDELTGHLEDYTGDRVIPKTRMFFDERRAGQVNEAVLPWLGEQSRTEQPFFLWLHYFDPHQPFEPPAPFDQQYADDLYAGEIAYTDQALGRLLAHLDELGELERTLVIMTADHGEGLGEHGELTHAVLAYNSTLRVPLIMRLPDGLAAGKRVTERVGTVDIVPTVLDLLDIEMPAEVQGRSLAPLLRGEPGEWRQYYAENLSPHLSHGWGKLRVLFDGDYKYIHGPRPELYDLSNDPNELDDLLAALPDESARMHEELGFFLEDYAGAVSVSTPLDDDTLRRLQSLGYLQGGSTSEVTVTEALEEGGVPPHRHVSLINDMSAAKHLLWSRRYSDAEIYTRKLIEASPDSPNHVEMHLAALLGSGRSDEAWQFLLQPREIDYRPADEIVTALALARFAQGLRIEARDMLEEHARGHCVAQAWWTLAGFEGAMGNVDAAIAALDAALECDPLHLRARIDRAIAFDQLGDPGSAESQFLRALHDAPFEPRVTYNYATFLHAQGRVEEARELFERTIVLAPDYHRALLALVILSVDEGQRPEAESWLAKLLAQAPHGPEASAARAALGALSESDG; the protein is encoded by the coding sequence ATGAAAAAGCGGAGTTTCCTGGCGGTTCTGGTGTCCGGGCTATTGTTGTCAGGCTGCGGGAGTGACCAGCCGCCTCGCTGGAACGTGGTGCTGGTGACCTTCGACACCACTCGAGCAGATTATCTGGAGCCCTATGGCCACCCGCGGACCCGAACACCGACCCTGCAGGGCCTGGCGGAGCAGGGCGCGCTGTTCGAACAGGCGTTTTCCGTGGCGCCGATTACGGCACCTTCCCACGCGAGCATTCTGACCGGCCGTTATCCGATCGCCCACGGCGTGCGCGACAACGGTTTGTTCGTGCTGGGCGATGGTGAATCCACGCTGGCCGAGATACTTGGCTCCAACGGCTATGCCACGGCCGGCGCGATCGGCGCGTTCCCGGTGATCTCCCGCTTCGGATTCGACCAGGGATTCGACCTGTTCGACGATGAACTGACCGGTCATCTCGAGGACTACACGGGCGATCGGGTCATCCCCAAGACCCGAATGTTCTTCGACGAGCGTCGCGCGGGGCAGGTCAATGAAGCCGTCTTGCCGTGGTTGGGTGAACAGAGCCGGACCGAGCAACCCTTCTTCCTCTGGCTGCATTATTTCGACCCGCACCAGCCATTCGAACCACCCGCACCCTTCGACCAGCAGTACGCCGATGATCTGTATGCAGGAGAAATCGCCTACACGGATCAGGCCCTGGGCCGTTTGCTGGCCCACCTGGATGAGCTGGGAGAGCTCGAAAGAACCCTCGTCATCATGACCGCCGACCATGGCGAGGGCCTGGGCGAACATGGTGAATTGACGCATGCGGTCCTGGCCTACAACAGCACCCTGCGCGTGCCGCTGATCATGCGCCTGCCCGATGGCCTGGCGGCAGGCAAGCGGGTCACCGAACGGGTCGGAACGGTCGATATTGTGCCGACGGTGCTGGATCTGCTGGACATCGAAATGCCGGCGGAGGTACAGGGGCGATCCCTTGCACCGCTACTTCGCGGTGAGCCCGGGGAGTGGCGGCAGTACTATGCCGAGAACCTGTCGCCTCATCTGTCCCATGGCTGGGGCAAGCTTCGCGTCCTGTTCGATGGTGATTACAAGTACATCCATGGCCCCCGGCCGGAGCTGTACGACCTGAGCAATGACCCGAACGAACTGGATGATCTCCTGGCTGCGCTGCCGGACGAGTCCGCTCGCATGCACGAGGAACTGGGCTTCTTCCTCGAGGATTATGCCGGCGCCGTTAGCGTCAGCACTCCGCTGGACGACGACACCCTGCGCCGGCTGCAGTCTCTGGGTTATCTGCAAGGTGGCTCCACCTCGGAGGTGACCGTGACCGAGGCGCTGGAGGAGGGGGGTGTTCCACCTCATCGCCATGTATCGCTGATCAACGACATGAGCGCCGCCAAGCATCTGCTGTGGTCGCGCCGCTACTCCGACGCCGAGATCTACACGCGCAAGCTCATCGAAGCGTCTCCAGACAGTCCCAACCATGTGGAGATGCATCTGGCAGCGCTGCTGGGCTCGGGGCGCAGCGATGAAGCCTGGCAATTCCTGCTTCAGCCTCGTGAGATCGACTACCGGCCCGCCGATGAGATCGTGACCGCGCTGGCGCTGGCACGCTTTGCCCAGGGCTTGCGCATCGAGGCGCGAGACATGCTTGAGGAGCATGCTCGAGGACATTGTGTCGCCCAAGCCTGGTGGACCCTGGCCGGTTTCGAGGGTGCGATGGGCAATGTCGACGCGGCCATTGCCGCGCTCGATGCTGCGCTGGAATGTGATCCGCTGCACCTGCGCGCCCGCATCGACCGGGCCATCGCTTTCGACCAGCTGGGAGACCCCGGGTCGGCCGAGAGCCAGTTTCTGCGTGCGCTGCATGACGCGCCTTTCGAGCCCCGAGTGACTTACAACTATGCGACCTTCCTGCACGCGCAGGGCCGGGTCGAGGAGGCGAGAGAGCTCTTCGAACGAACCATCGTTCTGGCCCCCGACTACCATAGGGCCCTGCTGGCCCTGGTGATCCTGTCCGTTGACGAGGGTCAGCGACCTGAGGCGGAAAGCTGGTTGGCGAAATTGCTTGCGCAGGCGCCCCATGGACCCGAGGCCAGCGCGGCCCGCGCAGCGCTTGGGGCGCTGTCGGAGAGCGACGGCTGA
- a CDS encoding DUF7507 domain-containing protein: MDPDFGTGGVAVVGAGNGTFASLTIDGAGDVVAAGFTGGFHNGNFFVARFSDTGVLGDTASTSFVANPGNGHNAQAVVVDNSGRFVVVGSVNGRAGDAEMGVARYDSGALALDPAFDTDGLLELDLAADDRANDVAVDGSNRIVLAGTSANTATVVRLTDAGALDPAFDADGVLTVPGVVANAVAVDGSGRILVASNSSADGNSNILVSRYDSAGVPDAGFGAAGTATIDLGGKEHAFDLTVDGSGRIIVVGSGGEGSTADFLVARLTDAGALDNSFAGTGVASIDITGGADVAYGVDLASDGSILVGGSAGGNTGVAKLLDNGTLDAGFGTGGIVDLDSISGSLDAGFDLVVDALDRVLVAGHVHNGFLGHDMMVVRLQGGGNSVDLSITKDDGVADVTAGTSTIYTIVAANAGPSDAIAATVTDTFPVACDSVSWSCVAAGGATCTAGPVAGDINDVINLPAGGSATYTATCAVSAAASGSLVNTASITAPGDVVDIDPLNDSATDTNSISVDADLAISKTNGTAASVPGSDTVYTIVASNSAGPSDIVGATVTDNFPAACTSVSWSCVAAGGATCTAGPGVGNIADVIDLPVGSSATYTATCSIDAAAVGTLDNTATVSAPMGATDPVAVNNSATDSDTLGASADLSMSKQAVSVPDPLQVGSTIQYELIVSNAGPSTATDVVVTDAIPANLTYASDNCGASVVGTDLVWNVGSLASGNSASCLVDFVVADAGPIVNTATVSSSSSDPNGANDTGSSQLAGVALGPMLPVPTLGWQALALLMMLMAALGTLFVRRHA, from the coding sequence TTGGATCCCGACTTCGGGACCGGTGGCGTTGCAGTGGTCGGGGCCGGCAACGGGACTTTTGCCTCCCTGACCATTGATGGCGCTGGCGACGTCGTGGCAGCCGGCTTCACCGGAGGCTTCCACAACGGCAATTTCTTTGTGGCGCGATTCAGCGATACGGGCGTCCTGGGCGATACGGCCAGCACGAGTTTCGTTGCCAATCCAGGCAACGGGCACAATGCTCAGGCGGTTGTTGTCGATAACTCGGGCCGCTTCGTGGTGGTTGGATCGGTCAACGGTCGCGCCGGGGACGCAGAAATGGGTGTGGCCCGCTATGACAGCGGCGCCCTGGCCCTGGACCCTGCCTTCGACACCGATGGCCTCCTCGAACTCGATCTTGCTGCCGATGACCGGGCGAATGACGTCGCGGTCGATGGTTCCAATCGCATCGTGCTGGCAGGGACGAGTGCAAACACGGCAACGGTCGTGAGGCTGACCGATGCGGGCGCATTGGATCCGGCTTTCGACGCGGATGGCGTTCTGACGGTGCCCGGCGTGGTAGCGAATGCGGTCGCGGTCGACGGCAGTGGCCGCATCCTCGTCGCCAGCAACAGCTCGGCTGACGGTAATTCGAATATTCTCGTGTCCCGCTACGATTCGGCCGGTGTGCCGGACGCCGGCTTTGGCGCCGCGGGAACGGCAACGATCGATCTGGGCGGCAAGGAGCATGCGTTCGATCTGACCGTTGACGGCAGCGGTCGGATCATCGTGGTGGGTTCCGGTGGGGAGGGCAGCACGGCTGACTTTCTCGTCGCACGCTTGACCGACGCGGGCGCGCTGGACAATTCCTTCGCCGGTACCGGCGTCGCTTCGATTGACATCACTGGCGGCGCGGATGTTGCCTATGGCGTAGACCTGGCCAGCGATGGCAGCATTCTCGTCGGCGGCTCTGCCGGCGGCAACACCGGTGTGGCCAAGCTTCTGGACAATGGCACGCTGGATGCGGGTTTCGGCACCGGCGGTATCGTTGATCTGGACTCGATCAGCGGTTCCCTCGATGCAGGGTTTGATCTGGTCGTCGATGCACTGGACCGGGTTCTGGTTGCGGGCCATGTCCACAATGGCTTTCTGGGTCATGACATGATGGTGGTACGTCTGCAGGGCGGCGGCAATTCGGTTGATCTGTCGATCACCAAGGACGATGGCGTCGCCGACGTGACCGCGGGGACCAGCACCATCTACACCATTGTTGCCGCGAACGCCGGGCCTTCAGACGCCATTGCTGCGACGGTGACGGATACCTTCCCGGTTGCTTGCGACAGCGTTTCCTGGAGTTGCGTTGCCGCTGGCGGTGCGACCTGTACGGCTGGCCCGGTGGCGGGCGATATCAATGATGTGATCAATCTTCCGGCCGGCGGCAGCGCCACCTACACGGCGACCTGCGCGGTCAGCGCGGCCGCAAGCGGCTCGCTCGTGAACACGGCCAGCATTACGGCGCCGGGAGATGTAGTTGACATCGACCCGCTCAACGACTCCGCCACTGACACGAATTCCATCAGTGTCGACGCAGACCTGGCCATCAGCAAGACCAACGGGACGGCAGCCTCGGTGCCCGGTAGCGACACGGTCTATACGATCGTGGCCAGCAACTCGGCCGGCCCGTCCGATATCGTTGGGGCTACGGTTACTGACAACTTCCCGGCGGCCTGCACCAGCGTCAGCTGGAGCTGTGTGGCCGCTGGCGGTGCGACATGCACGGCCGGACCGGGCGTAGGAAATATCGCTGACGTGATCGACCTGCCGGTCGGTAGCTCGGCCACCTACACCGCGACCTGTAGCATTGACGCGGCGGCTGTGGGCACGCTCGACAACACGGCGACGGTTTCGGCTCCCATGGGTGCAACGGATCCTGTTGCCGTCAACAACTCCGCCACCGACAGCGATACGCTGGGCGCTTCCGCTGACCTCTCGATGAGCAAGCAAGCGGTTAGCGTGCCGGATCCCCTTCAGGTCGGTTCGACGATTCAGTACGAGCTCATCGTCAGCAATGCCGGACCGTCGACGGCCACGGATGTCGTTGTGACTGACGCGATCCCGGCTAACTTGACCTACGCCAGCGACAATTGCGGTGCCAGCGTGGTCGGTACGGATCTGGTCTGGAATGTCGGTAGTCTGGCATCTGGTAACAGCGCCAGCTGTCTGGTCGACTTTGTGGTCGCAGACGCCGGTCCGATCGTGAACACGGCGACGGTCAGCTCCTCGTCGTCCGACCCGAACGGAGCCAACGACACCGGTTCCAGCCAGCTGGCTGGTGTGGCGCTGGGGCCGATGCTCCCGGTGCCGACGCTCGGTTGGCAGGCTCTGGCGCTGCTGATGATGCTGATGGCGGCTCTCGGCACCTTGTTCGTCCGACGTCACGCCTGA